One window of Desulfatirhabdium butyrativorans DSM 18734 genomic DNA carries:
- the lspA gene encoding signal peptidase II, translating to MKHPIDRSSLKLLLGISLAVILADQITKALVLQALPHAGMSIPVIPGFFDIVHVRNPGGAFGLFAGQSQAMRAFFFLAISGIAAILMTVFYFQTPANFRWLRAALALVIGGAIGNIIDRIRFGEVVDFIDIYVKNLHWPAFNVADSAITIGMTLVVFHVLLNRLPE from the coding sequence TTGAAGCATCCCATTGACCGATCCAGCCTGAAGCTGCTGCTGGGCATCTCGCTTGCCGTCATCCTGGCGGATCAGATCACCAAGGCGCTCGTGCTGCAAGCCCTGCCCCATGCCGGAATGAGCATTCCCGTCATCCCGGGGTTTTTCGACATCGTTCATGTCCGGAACCCCGGCGGGGCTTTCGGTCTGTTCGCGGGGCAGAGTCAGGCCATGCGGGCGTTTTTCTTCCTGGCGATCTCGGGCATTGCGGCCATCCTCATGACGGTGTTCTATTTTCAGACCCCGGCGAATTTCCGGTGGCTGCGCGCCGCGCTGGCGCTCGTCATCGGAGGCGCCATCGGCAACATCATCGATCGAATCCGCTTCGGCGAGGTCGTCGATTTCATCGACATCTATGTCAAGAACCTGCACTGGCCTGCCTTCAATGTGGCGGACAGCGCCATCACCATCGGGATGACCCTCGTGGTCTTCCACGTTCTCCTGAACCGACTACCGGAATAA
- the lgt gene encoding prolipoprotein diacylglyceryl transferase, translating into MHPILFHYGPITLYTYGLMLAIAFIAGISIAKKEGVRLGIDPNRILDLSFYILVSAVVGSRLLFILTDLDHFIANPLDMFRIWNGGLVFYGGFIGAGLTAYLYMRHAALPFWTTADALAPAVVLGQAIGRIGCFNAGCCYGKSCTLPWAVTFSDPNSLARLNVPLHPTQLYEAIGNLLIFIVLWAKRKSIRYEGQTLVHYLILYGAMRSVVEIYRGDFRGDTYFGVLSVSQVIGICMIILGVSIEVLRRKKTRDF; encoded by the coding sequence ATGCATCCCATTCTTTTCCATTACGGCCCGATCACCCTTTACACCTACGGGTTGATGCTCGCCATCGCCTTCATCGCCGGCATCAGCATCGCCAAGAAGGAAGGGGTGCGCCTCGGCATCGACCCGAACCGCATCCTCGATCTTTCCTTCTACATTCTCGTATCGGCTGTGGTGGGATCGAGACTGCTGTTTATCCTGACCGACCTTGACCATTTCATCGCCAATCCGCTGGATATGTTCCGGATCTGGAACGGCGGTCTGGTGTTCTACGGCGGATTCATCGGAGCCGGCCTCACGGCTTACTTGTATATGCGCCATGCGGCGCTCCCCTTCTGGACGACGGCCGACGCCCTAGCCCCTGCCGTCGTCCTGGGTCAGGCCATCGGCAGGATCGGCTGTTTCAATGCCGGATGCTGCTACGGAAAGAGCTGCACCCTGCCCTGGGCCGTTACCTTCAGCGACCCCAACAGCCTCGCCCGCCTGAATGTTCCCCTGCACCCCACCCAGCTCTATGAAGCCATCGGGAACCTGCTCATTTTTATCGTGTTGTGGGCCAAGCGCAAATCCATCCGCTACGAAGGTCAAACCCTCGTTCATTACCTGATTCTGTACGGGGCCATGCGCTCGGTTGTGGAAATCTATCGGGGAGACTTTCGGGGAGACACGTATTTCGGCGTGCTTTCGGTTTCCCAGGTGATCGGGATCTGCATGATCATTCTGGGCGTATCGATCGAAGTGCTGCGGCGAAAAAAAACGAGGGACTTTTGA
- a CDS encoding dihydroorotate dehydrogenase electron transfer subunit — protein sequence MLETATVLWNLEIKSNYYKMALRCDARYRSAVPGQFVTLHLADRCKVLLRRPFSIHRIFESSPEHWGLEILYKVVGPFTQALTLVQEGQALSLMGPLGSGFGIPATASLVYLAAGGVGVAPMRFVVEDLMAKGRESVGLVLFLGGRTRDEVVCEAEFRKLGVEVIVTTDDGSYGTQCLLTTPLEERVQQKKPDLILACGPKGMLSCVAGIAARHGVPCQVSLETMMACGMGVCLGCALPDASQPSKMLHACMDGPVVDATRVVWQDV from the coding sequence ATGCTTGAGACCGCAACGGTATTGTGGAACCTGGAAATCAAATCCAACTATTACAAGATGGCCCTGCGCTGTGACGCCCGATACCGCTCTGCCGTTCCCGGGCAGTTTGTCACGCTGCACCTGGCGGATCGCTGCAAGGTCTTGCTGCGCCGGCCTTTTTCCATCCACCGCATTTTCGAATCCAGCCCGGAGCATTGGGGCCTCGAAATCCTCTACAAAGTCGTCGGCCCGTTTACGCAGGCGCTGACCCTCGTTCAGGAAGGCCAGGCCCTGAGCCTGATGGGGCCGCTTGGCAGCGGTTTCGGGATCCCGGCGACGGCATCTCTCGTCTATCTGGCAGCCGGCGGAGTGGGCGTCGCACCCATGCGCTTCGTGGTGGAAGACCTGATGGCCAAGGGGCGGGAGTCTGTCGGGCTGGTTTTGTTTCTGGGGGGAAGGACCAGAGACGAAGTGGTGTGCGAGGCGGAATTCCGCAAACTCGGCGTCGAGGTGATTGTGACCACGGACGATGGCAGTTACGGGACGCAGTGTTTGTTGACCACACCGCTCGAGGAGCGGGTTCAGCAGAAAAAACCGGATCTGATCCTGGCCTGCGGGCCGAAGGGAATGCTGTCCTGCGTTGCCGGGATTGCCGCGCGTCATGGCGTGCCTTGCCAGGTTTCCCTGGAAACCATGATGGCCTGCGGGATGGGGGTGTGCCTTGGATGCGCGCTGCCGGACGCTTCCCAGCCATCGAAAATGCTTCATGCCTGCATGGACGGCCCCGTGGTGGATGCAACCCGCGTGGTGTGGCAGGACGTGTGA
- the pgeF gene encoding peptidoglycan editing factor PgeF, which produces MRCGTILLKAGHPAFLWNHPYRSRNHVHDYNHSKRYPLPAVSAVGHAVFTREGGVSEPPYDRLNVAMHNGDIPHFVAENRRRIRKALDGAALIFCSQVHGTDVRVISGGQGELPDETAIRADALITDIPGAALMIQVADCQSILLCDPGKRVIANVHSGWRGSIGDIAGKTVRIMKETFGCRGEDILAGIAPSLGPCCAEFVHYRSEIPEAFWEYRVDETHFDFWRMTENQLQAEGLLAAHIETSGLCTRCRTDMFFSYRRQRVTGRFAAAIVLKG; this is translated from the coding sequence TTGAGATGCGGCACGATCCTGCTGAAAGCGGGACACCCGGCCTTTTTGTGGAATCATCCCTATCGATCGAGAAACCATGTCCATGATTACAACCATTCAAAACGGTATCCCCTGCCTGCAGTTTCCGCAGTCGGGCATGCCGTATTTACACGGGAAGGCGGCGTGAGCGAGCCGCCCTACGATCGGCTCAACGTAGCCATGCACAATGGCGATATACCCCATTTCGTGGCGGAAAACCGAAGACGGATCCGAAAAGCGCTTGACGGTGCGGCGCTGATTTTCTGCTCCCAGGTGCATGGGACCGATGTGCGGGTGATCTCCGGGGGGCAGGGGGAGTTGCCGGATGAAACCGCCATCCGGGCGGATGCGCTGATCACGGATATCCCAGGCGCAGCCCTGATGATCCAGGTTGCGGACTGTCAGTCCATTCTGCTCTGCGATCCCGGGAAACGGGTCATCGCAAACGTCCATTCGGGCTGGCGGGGCAGCATCGGCGACATTGCCGGGAAAACCGTCCGGATCATGAAGGAGACCTTCGGATGCCGGGGCGAGGATATCCTGGCAGGCATTGCGCCGTCGCTCGGGCCATGCTGTGCCGAATTCGTCCATTACCGATCCGAGATCCCGGAAGCATTCTGGGAATACCGGGTGGATGAAACCCATTTCGATTTCTGGCGTATGACCGAAAATCAGTTGCAGGCGGAAGGGCTCCTTGCGGCGCATATCGAAACCAGCGGGCTGTGCACCCGATGCCGGACGGATATGTTCTTTTCGTATCGCAGGCAGCGGGTGACGGGACGATTTGCGGCGGCCATCGTTCTGAAAGGCTGA